The genomic segment AGGTCCCATGATATGTCAAGCATTGCAAAGCGGTCGTTGAGAAATTCCATATTGTTCATCAATGAGAATTTTCCTTCGTTGATGGTATAGGAAAGATTCGTCGGTGGCATGATAAGCAGTGGGAAAGGAACTTTATTCCATTGCGCTCCTGCTTTGATTTGCGTATTGATTCGTCCCCAACTCTTCATCCATATTCGTTTGTAGATACTTACTTCTGTGTAATTATAACGATAGCGTCCACCAAACAGCCCATCAAAGCCCATCGTATGACTGAGTCTTAATTCCGGTGCATCGAAATTGACAGGAATACGATGTTGTTTGGTATTGACATAGGTTCGTCCTGGACAAAGTTCAAGACTCACAGTTGCTTCCGTAGTACGGATTTTATTGATGATTTCGCCATCGCTGAGACGGTTGAATGACAGTTCTCCAGTAGGTTGATTACTTTCCGTTTTAAACTGGACAGTGGTTCGGAATCCCCAGTCTGTTTCCCAATCGAACTTGAGTTTCTGTCGATTATAAAAGTACATCTGATTCACTTTCGCCCAACGGAATGCGGTAAAGAGATTGTCTTTATCCGTATTCAGGAACATGTCCGAAGGAGACATCACATCGTAGGTTGTTTCAAAAGAAAGGGTTCTCGAAGGAAATTCGCTCGGCTGGTATTCTTTTTTATTGAATGAGTATGTCACGAGTGAGCTATAATAGCTTTTATGTGTTTTTGTTCCATACGCATAATAGCCTTTCCAAAACCAATGTGGGTTGAGTGCCGCGGTGGTCTGTCCGCTCGCACGAAAACGCAAGCCGTCAACGAAGTTATTAGATATGATGGTATTGACTGGTCCGATATCGAATTTACTTTTTGTATTCTTCGAACCTGTTTCTATAAAATTCTCTACCAGCGCTTTTAATCCGAAAAGGATATATTTGAAGCCTTTTGACCGTTCCATACTGTGAATAAAATCGTTCATTGACGATTCGCTTTTTGTCAGTTCCACCGTCCGGTATTTATTCCAGAAATCTTCTTTGCGCATTTTTGCGTCTGCTTCATAACGAACATCAGCTTTGCCTTTGAATAGTTTTTTCGGCAGTTCATCGAACGCATAATCGCTAAACCGTGTGGTTCTGATTACAGCAGCTTTCGTGAGAAATTTTGCCAGAGACATTTCCACCATCATATCATCCTTCGTCAGCACCCATTCCCCGTTAGCGAGTCGGGTATATTCCTGCTCCATTCGAAGGTTATCCACGAAGTTCACGACACTGCTTTTCGGTAGTGTCAGGACACATCGTTTCACATGCAACGTAGTGTCAGCAAGCACATATATTTCTCCACGGAAACCAAAATCCTGTTGATTGTTGGGCGTGAACTGCAAGTGAAAACAACGGTCTGGTCCAACATAAACCGTGTCTTCTATGTAAAAACGATAGAAATCAACCGCATCTTTTCCTATCGGACTGGTAAAAGGATACTGTAAAAAGCGGATTTGGTCATCATACAAGTCGATATCGGTGAAGAAATCTTTCAAAATCGTGTTGAACATAACTCCTGTTTCTATCAACTGACTGACACCTGTGGATGACTGACCTTTGATAATGTCTTTCCTGGTCTTCGGTTGTTTTCTATAAAGATGTTGTATCGCTGTCTCATCAACAGAAAGGGGTAAGATGAGTTTATCGTTGTAAGGGCATCGTTCGATATGATTGACGAGCCATTCGCGGTTTTTAAACAAATCGCTTTCCATTGTTTCGGATGTGATGTCGTTGACGGCAAGCGTTATCTTCTGATATTTGTTGTACTGGTAGAAATCATAATTCTCAAGGTCGGTCTTCTTTTTCGCAGCAATCACACGCCTCATCAGTTCTACGGCAGGATTATCTTTACGCGAATATTTTGACTTACGTTTGGACCTCACCGTCACCTCGCCCAGTTTTCTTGCATCTGGTTGCAGTTTAAACACCTGCTTTGAAGGCGTATTTTCTTTGATTAAAATGCGTTGTGTCTTATAACCGAGCGCACTGATGGTGAGATACCATCCGTTGTATCGTTCGATGGAGAAATAACCTGTTGAATCTCCCGACACGGCAATATGGTTGCCTTTATACGACACGCTTGGACGGGCGATGGTGTCGCCCGTCTGCGCATCAACGACAATACCTGTTATCTGGGCATTGGCTGTCTGTGCCAACGTCCAGATAAGAAGTATCATACTTATTTTAATCCATTTCTTCATCTGCTTCATAACCGCCCATCTCGCGGATTGCATTCTTCAGCATCGTGTGTTGCTGATAGAGGTTGTTCACTGCCTCCTCGCCCTTGACATAGTCGTGCATCGGACTCTTGAGATAGAAGCTCAGGAAACGTTGTATTCCGTAGCGTCCGGCACGCGCAGCAAGGTCTGACAACAGGCAGAGGTCGAGCAACAGCGGTGCGGCAAGGATGGAGTCGCGGCAGAGGAAATTGATTTTAATCTGCATCGGATAGCCCATCCAACCGAAGATGTCGATGTTGTCCCAGCCTTCTTTATTGTCGTTGCGGGGAGGATAATAGTTGATACGCACTTTATGGAAATAATCCGTATAGAGGTCGGGCTGTTCTTCCGGCTTCAGGATCGTTTCCAGTGTCGATAGTTTGCTGACTTCCTTCGTGCGGAAGTTTGCCGGCTCGTCGAGCACCAGTCCGTCACGATTTCCCAGAATGTTGGTAGAGAACCAGCCGCTGAGTCCGAGACAGCGGGTGCCGATGATGGGTGCGAAACCGCTTTTCACCAGTGTCTGTCCCGTCTTGAAGTCTTTTCCGGCAATTGGCATGCGTGTCTTTTCTGCCAGTTCCCACATGGCAGGAATATCGACCGTCGTATTGGGTGCGCCCATGATGAAGGGAGCGCCTTCAGTGAGTGCTGCATAGGCATAGCACATTGACGGTGCGATATGTTCACGGTCATCGTTTTTCATCGCTTTCTCCAGCGCGTCGAGTGTATTGTGTACCGGCTCATAAACAGGCACGTAGATTTCTGTTGATGCCGCCCAGATGACGACAACGCGGGCAATCTTCTTCTCAGCCTTGAAGCGGCGGATGTCTTCGCGCAACAGTTCGACCATCTCCCAGCGGGTCTTGCCTTCCATCACGTTGTCGCCGTCAAGTCGTTTCGCGAAATTCTTGTCGAAGGCTGCCTTCATCGGAACAATCTTCTCCAACTCAACCCGTACGGGTTCGATATCTTTTTCTTTGAGCACTTCTGCATACATCGCCGCCTGGTAGGCGTTCTGGGGATATACGTCCCATGTTGCAAACTCGATATCGTCCAGTGTTGACAATGGCACAATCTCGCCGTAGGAAAGATACTTCTGCTCAGCTCCCTTCCCTACGCGGATTTTGTCATATTGCGTCATGGCGCCGATAGGCTTAGCAAGTCCTTTTCGTGCCATAAAAACACCTGTCATAAAGGTCGTTGTGACGGCACCGCACCCAACAACCATGACACCCAACTTACCCTCTGCGGGTTTTACTTCTCTCTCTTTCATAGTGTTTTTTATTAACGCTTTTTGTTCGTGTTTATTGTATCTTCAATCAAGTCCGATAAATCAGTTATGATTTTATCGGGAATCGTCTCATCCTCGCTCTCATCCGTCCATCCTTCTCCTTTGAACCAGATGGTCTGGCAACCGATTTGACGGGCAGGCAGGATGTCTTTCGAGAAGCTGTCGCCCACCACTGCCACGTCTGAGGGCTTCATGCCCAAGGCTTCCACGCCCAAGGCGAATATCTGCGGGTCGGGTTTTCTGATGCCGACAACTGCCGATTCTATCACCCTGTCGAACAGCATGTCCAGCCCAAACTCGCAGAGCACCACGGCGATGTTTCCATAGAAATTGCTGACCAGCACCATCGGATAGTCCTCTTTCAGCGCGCGGAGCACTTCCCTGCTGTGAGCGGTGGTCGCAGTCACGTCTGCATAGAGTTTCTCCAACAGTGCGCTCTTGCAGCTTCCCAGTTCTTTTCCCGACAGCATTGAGAGGTGTGCGAGTTCG from the Prevotella sp. Rep29 genome contains:
- a CDS encoding inositol-3-phosphate synthase, producing the protein MKEREVKPAEGKLGVMVVGCGAVTTTFMTGVFMARKGLAKPIGAMTQYDKIRVGKGAEQKYLSYGEIVPLSTLDDIEFATWDVYPQNAYQAAMYAEVLKEKDIEPVRVELEKIVPMKAAFDKNFAKRLDGDNVMEGKTRWEMVELLREDIRRFKAEKKIARVVVIWAASTEIYVPVYEPVHNTLDALEKAMKNDDREHIAPSMCYAYAALTEGAPFIMGAPNTTVDIPAMWELAEKTRMPIAGKDFKTGQTLVKSGFAPIIGTRCLGLSGWFSTNILGNRDGLVLDEPANFRTKEVSKLSTLETILKPEEQPDLYTDYFHKVRINYYPPRNDNKEGWDNIDIFGWMGYPMQIKINFLCRDSILAAPLLLDLCLLSDLAARAGRYGIQRFLSFYLKSPMHDYVKGEEAVNNLYQQHTMLKNAIREMGGYEADEEMD
- a CDS encoding HAD family hydrolase — protein: MRTFVGKYMKNKGYIFDYGGTLDTCGCHWGKVLWHAYEYVGVPVSEEQFREAYVYAERYLGTHPVVKPTFTFRQTLETKLELELAHLSMLSGKELGSCKSALLEKLYADVTATTAHSREVLRALKEDYPMVLVSNFYGNIAVVLCEFGLDMLFDRVIESAVVGIRKPDPQIFALGVEALGMKPSDVAVVGDSFSKDILPARQIGCQTIWFKGEGWTDESEDETIPDKIITDLSDLIEDTINTNKKR
- a CDS encoding DUF5686 family protein; the encoded protein is MILLIWTLAQTANAQITGIVVDAQTGDTIARPSVSYKGNHIAVSGDSTGYFSIERYNGWYLTISALGYKTQRILIKENTPSKQVFKLQPDARKLGEVTVRSKRKSKYSRKDNPAVELMRRVIAAKKKTDLENYDFYQYNKYQKITLAVNDITSETMESDLFKNREWLVNHIERCPYNDKLILPLSVDETAIQHLYRKQPKTRKDIIKGQSSTGVSQLIETGVMFNTILKDFFTDIDLYDDQIRFLQYPFTSPIGKDAVDFYRFYIEDTVYVGPDRCFHLQFTPNNQQDFGFRGEIYVLADTTLHVKRCVLTLPKSSVVNFVDNLRMEQEYTRLANGEWVLTKDDMMVEMSLAKFLTKAAVIRTTRFSDYAFDELPKKLFKGKADVRYEADAKMRKEDFWNKYRTVELTKSESSMNDFIHSMERSKGFKYILFGLKALVENFIETGSKNTKSKFDIGPVNTIISNNFVDGLRFRASGQTTAALNPHWFWKGYYAYGTKTHKSYYSSLVTYSFNKKEYQPSEFPSRTLSFETTYDVMSPSDMFLNTDKDNLFTAFRWAKVNQMYFYNRQKLKFDWETDWGFRTTVQFKTESNQPTGELSFNRLSDGEIINKIRTTEATVSLELCPGRTYVNTKQHRIPVNFDAPELRLSHTMGFDGLFGGRYRYNYTEVSIYKRIWMKSWGRINTQIKAGAQWNKVPFPLLIMPPTNLSYTINEGKFSLMNNMEFLNDRFAMLDISWDLNGKIFNRIPLLKKLKWRECIGVKGMIGHLTDKNNPFLEENANDPNLFVFPEGANLMDKNKPYWEISVGIYNIFKFFRVDYVRRLSYTKLPTAKLQGIRVGFEFTF